The stretch of DNA ATTATCAATTACAATTACTTCAATATTCGGAGTGTCAAGCTTTTCAAAAGCCAATTGATTCAAACCTTCAAGTAACCGCTTTAAACCTTCAGGACGTTTGTAAGTAATTATACAAATAGATATCAACATATTTTTGTAAATATTGTCGTAATTATTTATAAAGAAGAAATGAAGAAACAATCAAAGGATTGTATTAATTTTAGGAGATTGATAAAGTAATGTTACAAACTGCGAATAAATTTCTATTTATGATACAGGTATTAAATATAACTCTATTTATTGGCATTATATTTTTTTTAATAATTCCTTCTGTTGTTTTATTAATCGAGTGCATTGCTTCTTTATTTTCTCAATCTGATCATTCAAAAAAAACTAATTTAGCTCATCCCAGAACAGTAGTGTTAGTTCCTGCTCATAATGAAGCAGAACAGATTGAATCTGTTTTACAAAAAGTTTTAGCTCAATTAAATACGCAAGATCGATTAGTAGTCATTGCAGATAATTGTCACGATGAGACAGCAGCGTTAGCCAGAAGTACAGGAGCTACAGTAATAGAACGTTTTAATCAAGAAAAACGTGGCAAAGGATATGCTTTGGACTACGGTCTTAAATTTATTGAAAACGATCCTCCCGAAGTTGTGGTCATCCTTGATGCTGATTGTCAAATTGAACCAGGCACAATTTCTAGTATTACTCGTTTAGCACAAGATTCAGGAAGACCAGTACAAGCAACTTATTTGATGGATCAACCAGATCATCCTAGCCTGAAAGACAAAATTTCCATGTTTTCTCTGACGGTTAAAAATCTGGTTCGTCTTAAAGGTTTAAATAGTTTGGGATGGCATTCTCTCTTAACAGGATCGGGTATGGCTTTTCCTTGGTCTGTAATTAGTAAAGTTTCTTTGGCAGGTAGTAAAACTACTGATGATATGCAGTTAACTGTTGATTTGGCGATCGCAGGAGATAGTCCAATCTTTTCTCAAGAAGCCTTAGTTACAGGACGATTGATGAAAAATAAACACGCTCAAAGCCAGAGAATGCGCTGGGAACATGGTCATATTGA from Stanieria cyanosphaera PCC 7437 encodes:
- a CDS encoding glycosyltransferase family 2 protein; translated protein: MIQVLNITLFIGIIFFLIIPSVVLLIECIASLFSQSDHSKKTNLAHPRTVVLVPAHNEAEQIESVLQKVLAQLNTQDRLVVIADNCHDETAALARSTGATVIERFNQEKRGKGYALDYGLKFIENDPPEVVVILDADCQIEPGTISSITRLAQDSGRPVQATYLMDQPDHPSLKDKISMFSLTVKNLVRLKGLNSLGWHSLLTGSGMAFPWSVISKVSLAGSKTTDDMQLTVDLAIAGDSPIFSQEALVTGRLMKNKHAQSQRMRWEHGHIEMILVEVPRLLKEFIKQRRIELLILALDIFVPPLSLLVMIWLIATFICSLAVTIGASLLPVAVALVAGCLIVAAVLLAWWQYGRNNLSLLSLIAIPFYVLSKIPIYLKFLVQPQSRWLRTERDG